Proteins from a single region of Hordeum vulgare subsp. vulgare chromosome 6H, MorexV3_pseudomolecules_assembly, whole genome shotgun sequence:
- the LOC123403523 gene encoding uncharacterized protein LOC123403523: MDLAISAVTGDLASRFISFLMNKYADHLCSEDKAERLQQLLLRVHTVVEEADGRCITNSCMLMQLKKLSTAMYQGYHVLDNVRYRQHKEASKDLVSDSSTSSPDYIIIPFKRARTTNSSSPNKASDSELQSSLHSLEAAVANMVEFVVLLGGCERVSRRPYDAYLQVDNFMFGRHVEKQKIVNFLLQENMPGPPAVLPVVGGRGVGKRTLVADVCRYDRVRSQFAVILHLSGDGLTRMTDHEIPSGKTLVVVEFASDVNDDDWNTFCSSVAGMEAGSKVIILGRKESLTKFGTVKAISLNRMAFEEYRYLLKTLTFGSANPGDHPRLATIMEEFAVVLDGSLVSANLLGYAVRKNLNAHFWLSILNNIKITRKMNMSMFGFHPNGLFDQGRPVYFGPDYLLSPAAPSCRKTSASCPNSSLPKVIFGDLLAEGVHTVRPKGDFRLISWESRLPPYTAFVHLVRFVPSCVDDKPESSLSGKKRPGPSA; the protein is encoded by the coding sequence ATGGATCTTGCAATATCCGCCGTTACAGGTGACCTTGCCAGCCGATTCATCTCTTTCCTCATGAACAAATACGCAGATCATCTGTGCTCGGAAGACAAGGCGGAGAGGCTGCAACAACTCCTGCTGAGAGTTCACACGGTCGTCGAGGAGGCGGACGGACGATGCATCACCAACTCTTGTATGCTCATGCAGTTGAAGAAGCTATCGACGGCCATGTACCAAGGGTACCATGTGTTGGACAACGTCAGGTACAGGCAACATAAGGAGGCATCCAAGGACTTGGTGAGCGATTCATCTACCTCGTCCCCTGATTATATCATCATTCCTTTCAAACGTGCTCGCACAACCAATAGTTCTTCGCCAAACAAGGCATCCGACTCGGAGTTACAAAGTTCACTTCATAGTCTCGAGGCTGCTGTTGCTAACATGGTGGAGTTCGTCGTGCTTTTGGGCGGATGCGAGCGCGTCTCCCGGAGACCGTATGATGCCTATCTTCAGGTCGACAACTTCATGTTTGGCCGGCATGTCGAGAAGCAGAAGATCGTCAACTTCTTGCTGCAGGAGAACATGCCTGGTCCTCCGGCAGTGCTACCAGTCGTCGGTGGACGTGGAGTTGGGAAGAGAACTCTGGTTGCAGATGTATGCAGGTATGACAGGGTGCGTTCTCAGTTCGCAGTTATTTTGCACCTGAGTGGAGACGGTCTTACCCGGATGACAGACCATGAAATTCCGTCAGGGAAGACGCTGGTAGTTGTCGAGTTTGCTTCTGATGTAAACGATGATGACTGGAACACATTCTGTTCATCTGTTGCGGGTATGGAAGCAGGAAGCAAAGTGATAATCTTAGGCCGAAAAGAAAGCTTGACGAAATTTGGGACCGTCAAGGCTATTTCTCTGAACCGTATGGCATTCGAGGAGTACAGGTACCTGTTAAAGACGCTCACATTCGGAAGCGCGAACCCAGGAGACCATCCGCGGTTAGCAACGATAATGGAAGAGTTCGCTGTGGTGTTGGATGGATCACTCGTTTCAGCTAACTTGCTCGGATATGCAGTGAGAAAGAATCTGAATGCCCATTTCTGGCTTAGCATATTGAACAATATCAAAATCACAAGGAAGATGAACATGTCCATGTTTGGCTTCCATCCAAATGGCCTTTTCGATCAAGGCCGTCCAGTGTACTTCGGGCCTGACTACCTCTTGTCTCCTGCCGCTCCATCATGCCGTAAAACCTCTGCTAGCTGTCCGAATAGTAGTCTACCCAAAGTCATATTCGGGGACTTATTAGCAGAAGGGGTCCATACTGTTCGACCGAAGGGAGACTTTAGGCTGATCTCTTGGGAATCAAGGTTACCACCATACACTGCATTTGTTCATCTGGTACGCTTTGTTCCAAGTTGTGTGGATGATAAGCCAGAATCATCCTTATCAGGGAAGAAGCGTCCGGGGCCGTCTGCGTAG